From a region of the Zingiber officinale cultivar Zhangliang chromosome 4B, Zo_v1.1, whole genome shotgun sequence genome:
- the LOC121976677 gene encoding uncharacterized protein LOC121976677, producing the protein MSVTIPSGGFSASSFATTDRRLCRWPAVSVSFVSSRPAAPGPFVRAASSSKPGAAAGVKPAKGITKPRPVSPAMQALVGVPEIPRTQALKLIWAYIKEHNLQDPNDKKVIICDEKLKAIFGGKDRVGFLEIAGLITPHFAK; encoded by the exons ATGTCGGTGACCATCCCCTCCGGTGGCTTCTCGGCTTCCTCCTTCGCGACTACGGACCGTCGCCTGTGCCGCTGGCCTGCTGTCTCCGTCTCCTTCGTTTCCAGCCGGCCGGCCGCGCCGGGGCCATTCGTTCGAGCAGCTTCCTCCTCCAAGCCTGGCGCCGCAGCGGGAGTGAAGCCCGCAAAGGGCATCACGAAGCCCCGTCCTGTCTCTCCTGCCATGCAGGCGCTTGTCGGCGTGCCGGAAATCCCCCGCACCCAAGCCCTCAAGCTCATTTGGGCTTACATCAAGGAGCACAACCTTCAG GATCCAAATGACAAGAAGGTAATCATATGCGATGAGAAACTAAAAGCTATTTTCGGTGGGAAAGATCGAGTTGGGTTTCTGGAAATAGCAGGGTTGATTACCCCTCACTTTGCAAAGTGA